One Roseomonas sp. OT10 DNA window includes the following coding sequences:
- the hpnA gene encoding hopanoid-associated sugar epimerase, whose amino-acid sequence MAAPLAAGDLVLVTGGSGFLGSAVLRALRGRGLRVRALVRPTSPRANLEGLGCEIVEGDLTDAASLPAALRGARHLFHVAADYRLWAPDPAAILLANVEGTRNLMRAALAAGVERVVHTSSVATLRVAGAAGPVDETAPAAPDQAIGAYKRSKTLAERLVEEMVAREGLPAVIVNPSTPVGPRDIRPTPTGRIILDAARGRIPAFVETGLNIAHVDDIAAGHLLAHERGRAGERYILGGENLPLRLLLAEIAQLTGRPAPRLRLPRRPLFPLAYGAEAVARVTGKEPLLTVDGLRMAGHRMFFTSAKAERELGYRARPAREGVADALAWFRGAGYLA is encoded by the coding sequence GTGGCCGCACCGCTGGCGGCCGGCGACCTCGTCCTGGTGACAGGGGGATCGGGCTTCCTGGGCTCGGCGGTGCTGCGGGCGCTGCGGGGCCGGGGGCTGCGGGTGCGCGCCCTGGTCCGCCCCACCAGCCCGCGCGCCAACCTCGAGGGGCTGGGCTGCGAGATCGTCGAGGGCGACCTGACCGATGCGGCCTCCCTCCCCGCCGCGCTGCGCGGCGCCCGGCACCTGTTCCACGTCGCGGCGGATTACCGCCTCTGGGCCCCCGATCCCGCGGCGATCCTGCTGGCCAATGTCGAGGGGACGCGGAACCTGATGCGCGCCGCCCTGGCCGCCGGGGTCGAGCGGGTCGTCCATACCAGCAGCGTCGCGACCCTGCGCGTCGCCGGGGCGGCCGGCCCGGTGGACGAGACCGCCCCCGCCGCCCCCGACCAGGCCATCGGCGCCTACAAGCGCAGCAAGACCCTGGCCGAGCGGCTGGTGGAGGAGATGGTGGCGCGGGAGGGGCTGCCGGCGGTGATCGTGAATCCCTCCACCCCGGTCGGGCCGCGCGACATCCGGCCGACGCCGACGGGGCGGATCATCCTGGACGCGGCGCGCGGCAGGATCCCCGCCTTCGTCGAGACGGGGCTGAACATCGCCCATGTGGACGACATCGCCGCGGGCCACCTGCTGGCGCATGAGCGTGGCCGCGCCGGCGAGCGCTACATCCTGGGCGGCGAGAACCTGCCGCTGCGGCTGCTGCTGGCGGAGATCGCGCAGCTGACGGGCCGTCCCGCCCCGCGGCTGCGGCTGCCGCGCCGGCCGCTCTTCCCTCTGGCCTATGGCGCGGAGGCGGTGGCGCGCGTCACGGGCAAGGAGCCGCTGCTGACGGTGGACGGGTTGCGCATGGCGGGCCATCGCATGTTCTTCACCTCGGCCAAGGCCGAGCGGGAGCTGGGCTACCGCGCGCGCCCGGCGCGGGAGGGCGTGGCCGATGCGCTCGCCTGGTTCCGCGGCGCGGGCTACCTGGCATGA
- a CDS encoding glycosyltransferase, producing the protein MSLPGLDLVLALAALAVWLVLLLGRGGFWLARERDDRDAPPPPARWPAVVAVVPARDEADVIARSVGSLLRQDYPGPFRVVLVDDGSADGTAAVARAEAAAAGAEGRLEVLAGAPLPRGWTGKLWAMRQGVERAGAAPAYILFADADIGHAPDNLRALVARAEAGRHAMVSLMAQLSCATPAERFLIPAFVFFFQMLYPFAWVADPRRRTAAAAGGCMLVRREALEHAGGIDSIRADIIDDCALGRRMKAQGPVWLGLTRRARSLRPYGGVAEIGRMISRSAYAQLGYSPWLLAGTLAGMALVYLAPPLLALFGTGAARWCGLAAWGLMALAFQPMLRFYRVSPLWGLALPVIGAAYTLFTLQSAWQVWRGRGGMWKGRAQAMAAD; encoded by the coding sequence ATGAGCCTCCCCGGCCTCGACCTCGTCCTGGCGCTCGCCGCCCTGGCCGTCTGGCTGGTGCTGCTGCTCGGGCGCGGTGGCTTCTGGCTGGCCCGCGAGCGCGACGACCGCGACGCGCCGCCGCCGCCCGCGCGCTGGCCCGCCGTGGTGGCGGTGGTGCCGGCCCGCGACGAGGCGGACGTGATCGCCCGCTCGGTCGGCAGCCTGCTGCGGCAGGACTATCCCGGCCCCTTCCGCGTCGTGCTGGTCGATGACGGCAGCGCGGACGGCACGGCGGCCGTGGCCCGGGCGGAGGCGGCGGCGGCCGGGGCGGAGGGCCGGCTGGAGGTGCTGGCGGGCGCGCCGCTGCCGCGCGGCTGGACGGGCAAGCTCTGGGCGATGCGCCAGGGGGTGGAGCGGGCGGGGGCGGCACCGGCCTACATCCTGTTCGCCGATGCCGATATCGGCCACGCCCCGGACAACCTGCGTGCCCTGGTGGCGCGGGCGGAGGCGGGCCGGCACGCCATGGTCTCGCTGATGGCGCAGCTGTCCTGCGCGACCCCGGCGGAACGCTTCCTGATCCCGGCCTTCGTTTTCTTCTTCCAGATGCTCTACCCCTTCGCCTGGGTCGCCGACCCGCGCCGCCGCACCGCCGCCGCCGCCGGGGGCTGCATGCTGGTGCGGCGCGAGGCGCTGGAGCATGCCGGCGGCATCGACTCCATCCGCGCCGACATCATCGACGACTGCGCCCTCGGCCGGCGGATGAAGGCCCAGGGGCCCGTCTGGCTCGGCCTGACCCGGCGGGCGCGCAGCCTGCGGCCCTATGGCGGCGTGGCGGAGATCGGGCGGATGATCTCCCGCTCCGCCTATGCCCAGCTCGGCTACTCGCCCTGGCTGCTGGCGGGGACGCTGGCCGGAATGGCGCTGGTCTACCTGGCCCCGCCGCTCCTCGCCCTGTTCGGCACCGGCGCGGCGCGCTGGTGCGGGCTGGCCGCCTGGGGACTGATGGCGCTGGCCTTCCAGCCGATGCTGCGCTTCTACCGCGTCTCGCCGCTCTGGGGCCTCGCCCTGCCGGTCATCGGCGCGGCCTACACGCTGTTCACCCTGCAATCCGCCTGGCAGGTCTGGCGCGGGCGCGGTGGCATGTGGAAAGGGCGCGCCCAGGCCATGGCAGCGGACTGA
- the cbiB gene encoding adenosylcobinamide-phosphate synthase CbiB produces the protein MLQPAHAAPPPYPDPAALTPADTLPILAGALLIEAAFGYPDALFRAIRHPVVWAGALIAALDRRWNGPELSAAARRRNGVGALAVLVLAASVPAGLLQAALLAWLPWAAAIPLLALLAASLPAQRSLEQHVRAVAEGLDRGGLPAGREAVSRIVGRNPATLDEAGVARAAIESLAENFSDGVVAPAVWCGLLGLPGACLYKAVNTADSMIGHRTPRHEAFGWAAARLDDLINLPASRLTALWLILAAALLPGADPAGAWRAVRRDARRHRSPNAGWPEAAMAGALGLRLAGPRVYGAVRVEDAWMGDGRAEATASDLRRALRLYRLACAIQLAAVLGLAVLALG, from the coding sequence ATGCTCCAGCCCGCCCATGCCGCCCCTCCCCCGTACCCGGACCCCGCAGCCCTGACTCCCGCCGACACCCTGCCCATCCTGGCCGGCGCCCTGCTGATCGAGGCGGCCTTCGGCTACCCCGATGCGCTGTTCCGCGCCATCCGCCACCCCGTGGTCTGGGCGGGCGCGCTGATCGCCGCGCTGGACCGGCGCTGGAACGGGCCGGAGCTGTCCGCCGCCGCGCGCCGCCGCAACGGCGTCGGGGCGCTGGCCGTGCTGGTCCTGGCCGCCTCGGTGCCGGCCGGGCTGTTGCAGGCGGCACTACTGGCCTGGCTGCCCTGGGCGGCGGCGATCCCGCTGCTGGCTCTGCTCGCCGCCAGCCTGCCGGCGCAGCGCAGCCTGGAGCAGCATGTCCGCGCCGTGGCCGAGGGGCTGGACCGCGGCGGCCTGCCCGCCGGGCGCGAAGCCGTCTCCCGCATCGTCGGCCGCAACCCCGCGACCCTGGACGAGGCGGGCGTCGCCCGCGCCGCCATCGAGAGCCTGGCGGAGAACTTCTCCGACGGGGTGGTGGCGCCGGCCGTCTGGTGCGGGCTGCTGGGCCTGCCCGGGGCCTGCCTCTACAAGGCGGTGAACACGGCCGACAGCATGATCGGCCACCGCACCCCGCGCCACGAGGCCTTCGGCTGGGCCGCCGCACGGCTGGACGACCTGATCAACCTGCCGGCCTCCCGCCTCACCGCCCTCTGGCTGATCCTGGCGGCGGCGCTGCTGCCGGGTGCCGACCCGGCCGGCGCCTGGCGCGCGGTGCGCCGCGACGCCCGCCGCCACCGCTCGCCCAATGCCGGCTGGCCCGAGGCCGCCATGGCCGGCGCCCTGGGCCTCCGCCTGGCCGGGCCGCGCGTCTACGGCGCCGTGCGGGTGGAGGATGCCTGGATGGGCGACGGCCGCGCCGAGGCCACCGCCTCCGACCTACGCCGCGCGTTGCGGCTCTACCGCCTGGCCTGCGCGATCCAGCTCGCCGCCGTGCTCGGACTGGCCGTCCTCGCGCTGGGGTGA
- the cobD gene encoding threonine-phosphate decarboxylase CobD has translation MGGLEHGGRLGAARRLFPGAPEPFLDLSTGINPHPYPMPPLPPEAWTRLPEPEAEQALREAAARAYGAPDPAMVAAAPGTQALIGLLPRLFPARRVRVLGPTYAEHAAAWAGAGATVEEAERLEELAGAEVAVLVHPNNPDGRRHDPAALLALAGQVGRLVVDEAFADLEDGAPSLAPCLPRPGLVLLRSFGKTYGLAGLRLGFALADPGTALAIRGALGPWAVSGPALAAGRQALADAAWREAAAARLSRDAARLDALLDAAGLRVLAGTRLFRLAEGDAPGWFDRLGRAGILVRRFPARPRWLRFGLPGGAAAWERLEAVLRPG, from the coding sequence ATGGGCGGGCTGGAGCATGGCGGGCGGCTGGGCGCGGCGCGGCGGCTCTTCCCCGGCGCGCCGGAGCCTTTCCTGGACCTCTCGACCGGGATCAACCCCCACCCCTATCCCATGCCGCCGCTGCCGCCCGAAGCCTGGACCCGGCTGCCGGAGCCGGAGGCGGAGCAGGCGCTGCGGGAGGCCGCCGCCCGCGCCTATGGCGCGCCGGATCCGGCCATGGTGGCGGCGGCACCGGGCACCCAGGCGTTGATCGGGCTGCTGCCGCGCCTGTTCCCGGCACGGCGGGTGCGGGTGCTGGGCCCCACCTATGCCGAGCACGCCGCCGCCTGGGCCGGCGCCGGCGCGACGGTGGAGGAGGCGGAGCGGCTCGAGGAGCTGGCCGGGGCGGAGGTCGCCGTGCTGGTCCATCCCAACAACCCGGACGGGCGCCGGCACGACCCCGCCGCGCTGCTGGCCCTGGCCGGGCAGGTCGGCCGGCTGGTGGTGGACGAGGCCTTCGCCGACCTTGAGGACGGGGCGCCCAGCCTCGCGCCGTGCCTGCCACGGCCGGGACTCGTTCTGCTGCGCTCCTTCGGCAAGACCTACGGCCTCGCGGGGCTGCGCCTCGGCTTCGCGCTGGCCGACCCCGGCACGGCCCTCGCGATCCGCGGCGCGCTGGGCCCCTGGGCCGTCTCCGGCCCCGCCCTGGCGGCGGGGCGGCAGGCGCTGGCGGATGCGGCCTGGCGCGAGGCGGCGGCCGCGCGGCTGTCGCGGGACGCCGCGCGGCTGGACGCGCTGCTGGATGCCGCGGGCTTGCGGGTCCTGGCCGGCACGCGGCTGTTCCGGCTGGCCGAGGGCGACGCGCCCGGCTGGTTCGACCGGCTCGGCCGCGCCGGCATCCTGGTGCGGCGCTTCCCGGCCCGGCCGCGCTGGCTGCGCTTCGGCCTGCCGGGCGGGGCGGCAGCCTGGGAGCGGCTGGAGGCGGTGCTGCGGCCGGGCTGA
- the miaB gene encoding tRNA (N6-isopentenyl adenosine(37)-C2)-methylthiotransferase MiaB produces the protein MTDCPIPSGTSPGAPRKRLLIRTWGCQMNVYDSARMADVLAPLGYAPTEDPAEADMVVLNTCHIREKASEKVFSDLGRLRETKKERAAAGKATIIAVAGCVAQAEGAEITARAPWVDMVLGPQTYHRLPEMVARVARAAGQVIETDFPADDKFDHLPEAGAPQGPVAFLTVQEGCDKFCSFCVVPYTRGAEFSRPVQSVLAEARRLVAQGAREVALLGQNVNAYHGEAPDGRVWGLGRLLRALAEIPGLERLRYATSHPRDMDDDLIAAHGEVPALMPFLHLPVQSGSDRVLAAMNRGHKAELFRRVVDRLREARPDIALSSDFIVGHPGETAADHDATMKLVEEVGFALAYSFKYSPRPGTPAAGAPLQVPEAEKDARLQSLQALLRAQQAAFNADCVGRDCDVLVTGTGRHAGQLAARTPWLQPVHFTGPASLIGGLARVRLTAAHPNSLSATLDVQEHAAA, from the coding sequence ATGACCGACTGCCCCATCCCCTCTGGCACCTCCCCCGGCGCGCCGCGCAAGCGGCTGCTGATCCGCACCTGGGGCTGCCAGATGAACGTCTACGACAGCGCCCGGATGGCGGACGTGCTGGCGCCGCTCGGCTATGCGCCGACGGAGGACCCGGCCGAGGCGGACATGGTGGTGCTGAACACCTGCCACATCCGGGAGAAGGCGTCGGAGAAGGTCTTCTCGGACCTCGGCCGCCTGCGCGAGACGAAGAAGGAGCGCGCGGCGGCGGGCAAGGCGACCATCATCGCCGTGGCGGGCTGCGTGGCCCAGGCGGAGGGGGCGGAGATCACCGCCCGCGCCCCCTGGGTGGACATGGTGCTGGGGCCGCAGACCTATCACCGCCTGCCGGAGATGGTCGCCCGCGTCGCCCGCGCCGCCGGCCAGGTGATCGAGACGGACTTCCCCGCCGACGACAAGTTCGACCACCTGCCGGAGGCGGGCGCGCCGCAGGGGCCGGTCGCCTTCCTGACGGTGCAGGAGGGCTGCGACAAGTTCTGCTCCTTCTGCGTCGTCCCCTACACACGCGGCGCCGAGTTCTCCCGCCCCGTGCAGTCCGTGCTGGCCGAGGCGCGGCGGCTGGTGGCCCAGGGGGCGCGGGAGGTCGCGCTGCTCGGGCAGAACGTGAACGCCTATCATGGCGAGGCGCCGGACGGCCGCGTCTGGGGGCTGGGCCGGCTGCTGCGGGCGCTGGCCGAGATCCCCGGGCTGGAGCGGCTGCGCTATGCCACCAGCCACCCGCGCGACATGGATGACGACCTGATCGCCGCCCATGGCGAGGTGCCGGCGCTGATGCCCTTCCTGCACCTGCCGGTGCAGTCCGGCTCCGACCGGGTGCTGGCCGCGATGAACCGCGGCCACAAGGCGGAGCTGTTCCGCCGCGTCGTGGACCGGCTGCGGGAGGCGCGGCCGGACATCGCCCTCTCCTCCGACTTCATCGTCGGCCATCCCGGCGAGACGGCGGCGGACCACGACGCCACGATGAAGCTGGTGGAGGAGGTGGGCTTCGCGCTCGCCTACTCCTTCAAGTACTCCCCGCGTCCCGGGACGCCCGCGGCCGGCGCGCCGCTCCAGGTGCCGGAGGCGGAGAAGGACGCGCGGCTGCAATCCCTCCAGGCCCTGCTGCGGGCGCAGCAGGCGGCGTTCAACGCCGATTGCGTCGGGCGCGACTGCGACGTGCTGGTCACCGGCACGGGCCGGCACGCCGGCCAGCTCGCCGCGCGCACCCCCTGGCTGCAGCCCGTGCATTTCACCGGCCCCGCATCCCTGATCGGCGGCCTGGCCCGGGTGCGGCTGACCGCGGCCCACCCCAATTCCCTCTCCGCCACTCTGGACGTCCAGGAGCACGCCGCCGCTTGA
- a CDS encoding PhoH family protein: MARPLLADAPPGTRSVALTFDDNTLLPLLLGEHDRNVARIEQKLRVRIAARGNRVSVSGSGEATEAAEGVLRGLWKRLQRGEPVGPAEVEAALRFAGPAEAEDPRLPLADLPAIRTRKGAIGPRSPAQAAYMDQLTKHEMVFGIGPAGTGKTYLAVAQGVAMLLAGRVDRIVLSRPAVEAGERLGFLPGDMKEKVDPYLRPLYDALHDMLPADQVARRIAGGEIEIAPLAFMRGRTLAHCFAILDEAQNTTPAQMKMFLTRMGEGTRMVITGDPTQVDLPPGQASGLVQALSILDGVEGIGVSRFAEGDVVRHPLVGRIVSAYARFDEKAAGGRGRPARGKERDGPVE; encoded by the coding sequence CTGGCCCGCCCGCTGCTGGCCGACGCGCCGCCGGGCACCCGCTCCGTCGCCCTGACCTTCGACGACAACACCCTGTTGCCGCTCCTCCTCGGCGAGCACGACCGGAACGTCGCGCGCATCGAGCAGAAGCTGCGCGTGCGCATCGCCGCGCGCGGCAACCGGGTGAGCGTCAGCGGCAGCGGCGAGGCGACCGAGGCGGCGGAGGGGGTCCTGCGGGGCCTGTGGAAGCGATTGCAGCGCGGCGAGCCGGTGGGCCCGGCCGAGGTGGAGGCCGCGCTGCGCTTCGCGGGGCCGGCGGAGGCGGAGGACCCGCGCCTGCCGCTCGCCGACCTACCGGCGATCCGCACCCGCAAGGGCGCCATCGGCCCGCGCTCGCCCGCCCAGGCCGCCTACATGGACCAGCTCACGAAGCACGAGATGGTCTTCGGCATCGGTCCCGCCGGCACGGGCAAGACCTACCTGGCCGTGGCGCAGGGGGTCGCGATGCTGCTCGCGGGGCGGGTGGACCGCATCGTGCTGTCGCGACCGGCGGTCGAGGCGGGGGAGCGGCTGGGCTTCCTGCCCGGCGACATGAAGGAGAAGGTGGACCCGTACCTCCGCCCCCTCTATGACGCGCTCCACGACATGCTGCCGGCCGATCAGGTCGCCCGCCGGATCGCCGGGGGGGAGATCGAGATCGCGCCGCTGGCCTTCATGCGCGGCCGGACGCTGGCGCACTGCTTCGCCATCCTGGACGAGGCACAGAATACCACGCCGGCCCAGATGAAGATGTTCCTCACCCGCATGGGCGAGGGCACGCGGATGGTCATCACCGGCGACCCCACCCAGGTGGATCTGCCGCCGGGACAGGCCTCCGGGCTGGTCCAGGCCCTGTCCATCCTGGACGGGGTGGAGGGCATCGGGGTCTCCCGCTTCGCCGAGGGCGACGTGGTGCGGCACCCGCTGGTCGGGCGGATCGTCTCCGCCTACGCCAGGTTCGACGAGAAGGCGGCCGGGGGCAGAGGGCGCCCGGCGCGTGGGAAGGAGCGGGATGGACCCGTCGAGTAG
- the ybeY gene encoding rRNA maturation RNase YbeY has protein sequence MDPSSSVPGEAGDSDIDVIVAEPRWRAAVPRAERLARTAAAAALAEAGVRGAVTVLLADDRAVKRLNGEHRGKVKPTNVLSFPAESPPGGDAPFLGDVAVALGVVEREARAARRPVHAHLAHLVAHGALHLAGHDHLRAGEARRMERAEARIMRRLALPNPWRGLA, from the coding sequence ATGGACCCGTCGAGTAGCGTCCCCGGCGAGGCCGGGGACTCGGACATAGACGTCATCGTGGCGGAGCCACGGTGGCGGGCGGCGGTGCCGCGGGCCGAGCGCCTGGCCCGGACGGCCGCCGCGGCGGCGCTGGCGGAGGCCGGCGTCCGGGGCGCGGTCACGGTGCTGCTGGCCGATGACCGCGCCGTCAAGCGCCTCAACGGCGAGCACCGCGGCAAGGTCAAGCCGACCAACGTGCTGTCCTTCCCGGCGGAATCCCCCCCGGGTGGGGACGCCCCCTTCCTGGGCGACGTGGCCGTGGCGCTGGGAGTGGTGGAGCGCGAGGCCCGTGCGGCGCGCCGGCCGGTCCACGCCCATCTGGCGCATCTGGTGGCCCATGGCGCGCTGCACCTGGCCGGCCACGACCACCTGCGCGCCGGGGAAGCCCGGCGCATGGAGCGGGCGGAGGCGCGGATCATGCGCCGCCTCGCCCTGCCCAACCCCTGGCGGGGGCTGGCATGA
- a CDS encoding hemolysin family protein: protein MSEASPERGLLWWLGALTRKREAETVRERFEALMEGQENGEAPDGLPELDAAERVLLGNVLKLRGKTALDVMVPRADIVAMPETLTLEEAIRLIQREGHSRMPVYRENLDDVVGMVHIKDVFGAVGREGPFSLSAILRKPLLVVPQVPVLDLLLQMRQAHIHLALVVDEYGGIDGLVTIEDLVETIVGDIADEHDEEDAPQAVERPDGSIDLDARMPVEDLEERLGPTLTAEERIQDIDTVGGLVSNLAGRVPTKGELISHPSGLEFQVLEADPRRIRRLRVRRPPSLDAAAAQAAE, encoded by the coding sequence ATGAGCGAGGCTTCCCCCGAGCGCGGCCTGCTGTGGTGGCTGGGCGCCCTGACCCGCAAGCGCGAGGCGGAGACGGTCCGCGAGCGCTTCGAGGCCCTGATGGAGGGCCAGGAGAACGGCGAGGCGCCGGACGGCCTGCCGGAGCTGGACGCGGCCGAGCGCGTGCTGCTGGGCAACGTCCTCAAGCTGCGCGGCAAGACGGCGCTCGACGTGATGGTGCCGCGCGCGGACATCGTCGCCATGCCGGAGACGCTGACGCTGGAGGAGGCGATCCGCCTGATCCAGCGCGAGGGTCATTCGCGCATGCCCGTCTACCGCGAGAACCTCGACGACGTGGTGGGGATGGTCCACATCAAGGACGTCTTCGGCGCGGTGGGACGGGAGGGGCCCTTCAGCCTCTCCGCCATCCTGCGCAAGCCGCTGCTGGTGGTCCCCCAGGTCCCCGTGCTCGACCTGCTGCTGCAGATGCGCCAGGCGCACATCCACCTGGCGCTGGTGGTGGACGAGTACGGCGGCATCGACGGCCTGGTCACCATCGAGGATCTGGTCGAGACCATCGTGGGCGACATCGCCGACGAGCATGACGAGGAGGACGCGCCCCAGGCGGTGGAACGCCCGGACGGCTCGATCGACCTTGATGCCCGCATGCCGGTGGAGGATCTGGAGGAGCGGCTGGGCCCGACCCTGACGGCCGAGGAGCGGATCCAGGACATCGACACGGTGGGCGGGCTGGTCTCCAACCTTGCCGGCCGGGTGCCGACCAAGGGCGAGCTGATCTCCCACCCCTCCGGGCTGGAGTTCCAGGTGCTGGAGGCGGACCCGCGCCGCATCCGGCGCCTGCGCGTGCGCCGCCCCCCATCCCTGGATGCGGCGGCCGCCCAGGCAGCAGAGTAG
- a CDS encoding mandelate racemase/muconate lactonizing enzyme family protein, with translation MDDLRIASVRHWLVRVPFRKLIEWGSGTRSGATRLVVRIETAGGVVGWGESICLLDAIPAVLERIVAPLALQHRADEAEALHRHVLGAGYYHHKRAAVMAMAAVEMAMWDALGRATGRPLHALWGGRFREKAEMVAYLLAADPGAAAETAAEFLRQGHRSFKVKIGMSEATDIPLVRAVREAVGDAPLRADVNGAWTPGTARRQLHKLLPYDLAWVEQPLELDDLLGHAELRRAQPVPIALDESAYTLQDVGNIVRMGAADVVLLDPHEAGGLWPVVKQAAICESAGIPVTLHSGGELGLSQSAYLHLAASIPNMSLSIDTEHTYLGGDIVAERFTLEEGCFRVPTGPGLGVTVDEDALRRFSVERIEGAYLDPARPGWFPLKPAY, from the coding sequence ATGGACGACCTGCGCATCGCATCCGTGCGCCACTGGCTGGTGCGGGTGCCCTTCCGCAAGCTGATCGAATGGGGCTCCGGCACGCGCAGCGGCGCGACGCGGCTGGTGGTGCGGATCGAGACGGCGGGCGGGGTGGTCGGTTGGGGCGAGAGCATCTGCCTGCTCGACGCCATCCCCGCCGTGCTGGAGCGCATCGTCGCCCCCCTCGCCCTGCAGCACCGCGCCGACGAGGCGGAGGCGCTCCACCGCCACGTCCTCGGCGCCGGCTACTACCACCACAAGCGCGCCGCGGTGATGGCCATGGCGGCGGTGGAGATGGCGATGTGGGACGCGCTGGGACGCGCCACCGGCCGGCCGCTGCACGCGCTCTGGGGCGGGCGCTTCCGCGAGAAGGCGGAGATGGTCGCCTATCTCCTCGCCGCCGATCCGGGTGCCGCGGCGGAGACGGCGGCGGAGTTCCTCCGCCAGGGCCACCGCTCCTTCAAGGTGAAGATCGGCATGTCGGAGGCGACGGACATCCCCCTGGTCCGCGCCGTGCGCGAGGCGGTGGGCGACGCGCCCTTGCGCGCCGACGTGAACGGCGCCTGGACCCCCGGCACCGCGCGGCGGCAGCTGCACAAGCTGCTGCCCTACGACCTAGCCTGGGTGGAGCAGCCGCTGGAGCTGGACGACCTGCTCGGCCATGCCGAGCTGCGCCGCGCCCAGCCGGTGCCCATCGCCCTGGACGAGAGCGCCTACACGCTCCAGGACGTGGGCAACATCGTCCGCATGGGCGCGGCCGACGTGGTGCTGCTGGACCCGCACGAAGCGGGCGGTCTCTGGCCCGTCGTCAAGCAGGCCGCCATCTGCGAATCCGCCGGCATTCCCGTGACGCTGCATTCCGGGGGCGAGCTGGGACTGTCCCAATCGGCCTACCTGCATCTCGCCGCCTCGATTCCCAACATGTCCCTCTCGATCGACACGGAGCACACCTATCTCGGCGGCGACATCGTGGCCGAGCGCTTCACGCTGGAAGAAGGCTGCTTCCGCGTCCCCACCGGCCCCGGCCTGGGCGTGACGGTGGATGAGGACGCGCTGCGACGCTTCAGCGTGGAACGGATCGAGGGGGCCTACCTCGACCCGGCCCGGCCCGGCTGGTTCCCGCTGAAGCCCGCCTACTGA
- a CDS encoding quinone oxidoreductase family protein, whose amino-acid sequence MRAIQIDRYGGPEVLIRRDLPVPSPGPGEVLIRLACSGINFMDIHTRQGKYAGSRTYPQTLPTTLGIEGAGTVAAIGDGVREFRAGDRVAYCLVWGSYADFAVVPAWRTVPVPDALPLERAAAAMFHGLTAHYLAHDLGRLGPGVTCLVHSASGGIGQLLVQLGGRLGATVYATTSTPAKAEVARRRGAAAALLYEDGRFADAVRDLTGGRGVDVVFDPIGRPTLRDSLRAAWTRGLVVSFGSVGGSVRDLDPIELGEAGSLFLTRPRLADHLPDAATIRRRAADIFAALLDGALSIEEAGRYGFDAVEHAHEALESRRMVGKPLLIIG is encoded by the coding sequence ATGCGGGCCATACAGATCGACCGATACGGCGGGCCGGAGGTCCTCATCCGGCGTGACCTGCCGGTCCCCAGCCCCGGACCCGGGGAGGTGCTCATCCGGCTGGCCTGCTCCGGCATCAACTTCATGGACATCCATACGCGGCAGGGGAAGTACGCGGGCTCCCGGACCTATCCCCAGACGCTGCCGACCACGCTGGGCATCGAGGGGGCCGGCACCGTCGCCGCCATCGGGGACGGGGTGCGGGAGTTCCGGGCTGGGGACCGGGTGGCCTATTGCCTGGTCTGGGGCAGCTACGCCGATTTCGCCGTCGTCCCCGCCTGGCGGACGGTGCCCGTGCCCGACGCGCTGCCGCTGGAACGCGCCGCCGCGGCGATGTTCCACGGGCTGACGGCCCACTACCTGGCCCACGACCTCGGCCGGCTGGGGCCCGGCGTCACCTGCCTCGTGCACTCAGCCTCGGGCGGGATCGGGCAGCTCCTGGTGCAACTCGGGGGCCGGCTGGGCGCGACGGTCTACGCGACCACCAGCACGCCGGCCAAGGCGGAGGTCGCCCGGCGGCGTGGTGCGGCCGCCGCCCTGCTCTATGAGGACGGCCGCTTCGCGGACGCCGTGCGGGATCTGACCGGCGGCCGCGGCGTCGACGTCGTCTTCGACCCGATCGGCCGGCCGACCCTGCGCGACAGCCTGCGCGCCGCGTGGACCAGGGGGCTGGTCGTGAGCTTCGGCAGCGTGGGAGGCAGCGTCCGGGATCTCGATCCCATCGAACTCGGCGAGGCCGGGTCGCTGTTCCTGACGCGCCCCCGCCTCGCCGACCACCTGCCGGATGCCGCCACCATCCGGCGCCGGGCGGCCGACATCTTCGCCGCGCTGCTCGACGGCGCGCTGTCGATCGAGGAGGCCGGCCGCTACGGCTTCGACGCCGTCGAGCACGCCCACGAAGCGCTGGAGAGCCGGCGGATGGTGGGCAAGCCCCTCCTCATCATCGGCTGA